One genomic region from Doryrhamphus excisus isolate RoL2022-K1 chromosome 14, RoL_Dexc_1.0, whole genome shotgun sequence encodes:
- the efna1a gene encoding ephrin-A1a, which translates to MDLVWIVGCLVSLCAWFASSERHSVFWNSTNPKFLWDDYAVEVRLNDYLDIVCPHYPQGEVPLLDAERYVLYMVEQEDYETCKPQSYDQMRWECGHPFAPHGAEKFSEKFQRFTPFTLGKEFRQGESYYYISKPLHHHGQECLRLRVDVVATDGSQEARVAKGGAGGAAVGAGGGVHNPSNRLPAADDPVVSLPEVQKSVRTNSAVTASSLSILSLLVPFSLLLLLH; encoded by the exons ATGGATTTGGTTTGGATTGTGGGCTGCCTTGTGAGCTTGTGCGCCTGGTTCGCTTCCTCCGAGCGCCACAGCGTGTTCTGGAACAGCACAAACCCAAA GTTTCTATGGGACGACTACGCCGTGGAGGTGAGGCTCAACGACTACCTGGACATCGTGTGCCCGCATTACCCGCAGGGCGAGGTGCCGCTGCTGGACGCCGAGCGCTACGTGCTCTACATGGTGGAGCAGGAGGACTACGAGACGTGCAAACCGCAGTCGTACGACCAGATGCGCTGGGAGTGCGGGCACCCGTTCGCCCCGCACGGGGCCGAGAAGTTCTCCGAAAAGTTCCAGCGGTTTACACCTTTCACTCTTGGGAAGGAGTTCCGCCAGGGTGAAAGCTACTACTATATCT CTAAACCTTTGCACCACCACGGACAAGAGTGCCTGCGACTCAGGGTGGACGTCGTAGCGACCGACG GCTCTCAGGAGGCCAGAGTGGCCAAAGGAGGCGCAGGCGGGGCCGCAGTTGGAGCTGGGGGGGGCGTTCACAACCCGTCCAACAGACTGCCGGCAG CAGACGACCCAGTCGTCAGCCTTCCAGAGGTCCAGAAGAGCGTGCGGACCAACTCGGCAGTGACGGCGTCATCGCTGTCCATCCTGTCATTGCTCGTCCCGTTCTCATTGCTGCTCTTGCTGCACTGA